The Myxococcales bacterium DNA window CGGAGGGCGGGCCGGAAGAAGTGGCTTGGTGATCTACTCCGACGAATACGGCCCCAATCCCGAACTTACCGGAACAAGCCCAATCGACGGCAGTTTCTGGATTCTCGGCTATCCCGTATCAAGTTCTCCGACCAGCGCCACTGTCACCCTGACGGACGGCATCACTTCTCCGTGGAGAGGAATGACCGTTTACGCCAACGCGGTCAATATCCTCTATACAGAGCCGTTCGGAGGCCCGACAAACCCCGGCTGTTCCGAGGAATAATTTATACCGGCTGAACCGAATCGAGCGGCCGGGGGGCCAGCGCCTCTCGGCCGCTTTGATAGCGCTTGAATAGCCTCATTCAGCCGGCAATCGTTAAAATTGGGAAATGACGAATGATGACCATGCGTCAAGAAGCATTATCTCTTCGGAAGACCTTGCCATTATCGGCATAAAAACCAGTGAACGCCGCTCAATCCAGTTTGAATTTGGGTAGGTGGTCGCGGAAGAAGCGCTCCAGGCGGAGGTTGATGATTTCGGGATACTCGACCACGGTGTAGTGCGTGCCGTTGGGAACCACGAACAATTCGGCGTCCTTGATGCGATCCGTCATGAGTTGGGCGGTAGCCAGTGGCGTCATCAGATCCTTGGTGCCGGCCGTGATCAGCGTCGGCACGGCGACCTCCGGCAGATAGGGCGTGGCGTCGTGCTCGTTGACCAGCAGCATCATCCGCCAGTAAACCGGGAAATCCAGCGAGGCGAACCCCGCCACCATCTCGCCGAAGAAGTCGTCGTTGGCGGTAAAGATCTGCATTTTACGCATGACCGGAAGCGTCCAGGATTGTTGGAGGAGCCAGGCGAAAAGTTCCGCCGGCGCCTGCCCCAGCAGCGAAGCGAACTTCAACACCGAAACCGCCAGCTTTTCGAAGCCCGGGACGCCGTAGGCGGTCGACAGCAGGTGCCCCGGCGCGCCGTTGATGAGGACTAGCAATTTCACGCGGTCGGGACGTTGGTGATAGGCTTCGAGCGAAATCTGTACGCCCATCGACCAGCCGCCCAGCACGAAACGTTTCATGCCGAAGTGATCGGCCAGCGCGAACAGGTCGGCGGCGTGGTCCTCGATCCGCAGCTTGTCCCAATCGGCCGGCGTCCCCGAGGAATAATTGCCGCGCGCTTCCCAGGTCAAAATCCGGCAGGCCCGGCCGAAGCGTTCGGCGACGTATTTCCAGGTGATCAGCGGCGTGCCCAGGCCCGGCGCGATGATCCAGTCGACGGGTCCGTCGCCGTAAAGGCAGGCGGTCAGCGGCGTGCCGTCGTGTCCCGGCACGACGACTTTTTGCACGGGGGCGTATATCTCGGCCATGTGTCACTCGCGTTCGCTGGTCGCCGGGGACGCCGCGCGGCCGTCCCGCGGCGCCTCATTTTTTATCGAGAAAGCCCAGCAGTTTGTTCAGATCGACTTCCTGCCACTCGTCCTTGCTCTTCCGGCCGGGCTTGACCGGCCGGTGGCCGAGGATGTCGGCGAGCGGATCGGGCTGGCTTTCCTGAAGATTCAGCTCCGCGGCGACCTTGTCGAGCATCGCCACGGTCAGAGTCCGGGTCTTTTGCAGAAAGCCCTCGAGCAGGAGGTTGTCGGCCAGCGCGTTGAGCACCCGCGGCGATCCCTGGCCGTGAAAATGCAGCCGCGCCGCCACGTCGGGCGGGATGAGGCCTTTCTTGCCGCCGGCGACGTTGACGCGGTGAGCCAGGTAAGCCAGGGTATCGGCCTCGTCGTACCGTTGCAGGTTGACCCGCAAGGCGACGCGCTGGCGCAGCGGTTCGTCCAGTTGCAGATTTTCCTCGACCTCGGGCAGGCCGAAGAACACGAAATTGATCAGCTTGCGGCCCTGCGCCTCGATGTTGAGCAGGCCGCGGAATTCCTCCATCAACTCGCGCGTGCCGAACATTTGCGCTTCGTCGATGAGCAGCGCGACGATCTGCCCCTTTTCGTCGATGATCCGCAGGCGGTCGTAGATCTGGCCGAGGACCTCCAGCTTGTTGTGCTTGGGGTGTTCGACGCCGAGCAGTTGGGCAAAGCGATGCAGCAGCCAGTCGGCGGTCACCTCGGAATGGATGACGATCAGCAGCGCTTTGTGGAAGCGCGTTTCGTCGAGGCTTTCGAACAGGCGGCGGGAGAGCGTCGTTTTGCCCGCGCCGATTTCGCCGATGACCAGACTCAGGCCCCGGCGCTGTTCGAGGGCGAAGCGCAGCTTGTTCAGGGCGGTTTCGTGCGAACGGCCGTTCCAGAAGAAGATCGGGTCCGGCACGTTGGAAAACGGCTCGCGCTGCAAGCCGTAGAAATCAAGATAGCTCATCAAACATACCCGATATTGTCGTCGCCGCCCTTTTTGCCGCGGCCTTTCGAGCACTCGGCGATTTCCGCCTTGGCGCCGCGGTAATTGCTGGATTTCTTGTCGACCTCGACGAACAGCGCCTTGGCTTCCTTGAAGTTCCCTTGCTTCTTGAGCGCCACCGCCAATTCGAAGGTCAAATCCAGTTGCACTTGCTCGTCCTCGCCGCCGGATTGCCTGGCGGTTTCGAGGTATTCGACGGCCATGTCGTATTTGCCCAGGCTGGAATAGCACTGGCCGAGTTCGTAATTGACCTCGAAGGTCAACGAGCCGTCGTCCTTGGTCAGCGCCTTTTCGAATTCGGCGATGGCCTCCTCGATTTGGTCCATTTCGCGGAACGCGATGCCCAATTCGTAATGCGTCTGCGCCGAGCTGGAGGACCGCATGTCGTCCGGCAGGCTGGACACGAAGGATTTGAACACGTCGCCGTTGGTGTCCGCCGCGGCGGCTTCCTTTTCGCCCGTGCCCAGGTCGTCGATCAGGTCGGCGAGCATGTCGCCGCCGGCCGGCGCTTCCTTCGCCTTGCCGGTTTCGGCAAAGCCGAAAATTTCATCGAGCAGATCGGGCGCCGCGGCCGATTTCACCGCCGGCTCCGCCGGCATCGCGCCGCCTTCGAGTTCGTTGATCAGCTCGGCCATCAAATCGTCGCCGGTTTCGGCGAACACTTCGCGCACGGGTTCGGCCTTGGCTTCGGCCAACCGGTCCGCGGCGCTCTCCGCCGCCACGCTCTCGCCTTCCACCTCGGCGATCGCCTCGGCCCTGGCCTCGGCGAGCGGCAAGGTTTCGTCCGGCGTGCTTTCGGTGAACGGCCGGAACTCTTCCAGAATGCGGCTGGGCGTCTCCGCGGCTTTCGCCTGGCTCGCGCTGGTGGTCATGAACTCGTCAGGCGAAATTTCCGCGGTGGTGAACAGCGTTTCCTTGGCGGCCTTTTCCTGCGCCGCTTTTTTCTCGGCGAAGATGTCGGAGGTGCCGTAGACGATCCCTTCGACCAGATCAACCTTTTCCCGTTGGGCCGGTTCCGCTTTCTCCACCGGTTCGGCGACGCCGGTGCTGCTCAACAAGCCATCGAGCGCCTCGACGAATTCTTCCTCGGCCGGCTTGCTCTCGAACAGTTCGGCTTCGAGATCCGCCGCCTCGGCGGCCAGGGCGGCGTCGACTTCCTTGGCGCCTTCCTCGGGGAACAAATCTTCTTCCGCCGGGACGGGTTCGGTCGCTTCTTCCAGCAGGGCTTCCACCTTTTCCTCGGGAGCGACCACCACCGGTTCGGCCGGCGGTTCGGGAATCCGGAACTCCTCTTTGGCGGAGGGTGCGCCGGTTTCGCCGACATCGCCGAAGACATCGATATCGTCGACCTCGGCAGCGGGGGCTTCGGCGAAGACGTCCTCTTCGACCGCATCGGCGACGTCGGCGGTTTTTTCCGCCTCGGACTGGATTTGTTCGGCTTCGCCCCAATTGATGTCGATCTCTTCGTCGCTGGCCACGGAGGTTTCATCCAACTGCTGCAGCGTGAAGACATCGTCGGCGATCGGTTCTTCCATGCCTTCGGCCGGCGCCACGGCGGGCGCGGTCTCGACGTGCAGGGACGCGAGGCGGGATTTCGCTTCCGGATCGTCGGGCCGGATGACCAGGATCTGCTTGAGCGATTGAACGGCGCCGTTGTGATCGCCCATCGCCAGCGCTTCCTCGGAGCGGGCCAACAGGTCGGCGACTTTTTCCTCGTCGGTGACGCCGGCCTTGAAGAGGTCGAAGACCTTTTCCTTGGCGACGGCGTTGGTCGGATCCAACTCGAGGATTTCGCGCAGATGCTTTTCCGCGGCGCGGCGCTTTTTCGCGGCGAGTTCGATGCTATACAGGGTGAAGAGCGTTTCGATGGCGCGGTCGCGTTGTCCGACCTCGAGGTATGCGTCCTTCAGGCGGCGCTGCACCGGTTCGTTGTCGGCCTGGAGCCCGGCGGCTTCGCGGAGGATATCGATCGCCTCGGCGGTCCGACCTTCGGCGATGCCTTGATCGGCCAATTCGAGCAGTTGAATGATCGCCTTGCCCGGTTGGCCGGAGGCTTCGTAAAGCGTGATCAGTTCCCGCCGCAGGGCGCCGTCTTCCGGCTGCAACTGCAGCATTTCGTTGAGCGCGTCTTCCACGTCGTCGGTTCCGCCGGCGGCCTTGGCGGCCTCGGCCAGGAAGCGCAACTGTTCGACGGCTTCGGCGGGCCGGTTCGCCTCGATATAGAGGTTCTTCAGACGGCGGCGCGCCTTGGCGTTTTGCGCGTCGAAGGACAACACTTGCCCGTAACGCCGGATTGCCTCGTCGACCTCGCCGTCCTTGCGGGCCGCGTCGGCCAGAATCATCGCCTGCGTGGCGGCGTCGCCGGTCCGCTCATGGGCGGCAAACAGGTCGATCAAGGCATCGCGAGTTTCGCGATCCTCGGCGTTCGCGGCCAGGATATCGTTGTAATACCCGATCGCCCGGTTCAGATCGCCGCGCTCGGCGGCCAGTTGCGCCTGTTCGAGTTGCACCGCCCGGCGCGGTTCGCTGCGGCCGAACGCCGCATAAAGCGACAGCAATTCGTCGAGGGCTTTTTCGCGGTATTTTTCGAGCCCGGCGGCCTGGCGCAGAATCCGTTCGGCTTCGCCCTCCTGACCGGCGGTCTGGAGCAATTTGCCGATGGCGAACAATTCGGCCGCATAGGCCTCGTTGTCACCGCGCCGCTGATGAATATCGGCGATCCGCTGGTGCACCGCGAGACTGGCCGGATTGAGCGACAACGCTTCCTGCAAGGTCTTCTGGGCTGGTTCCCACTCGGCGGCATCGATCGCCAGGTCCGCCAACCGCAGCAACACTTCTTCGGCGCGCTCCGGCTGCCGGCTTTCTTTGTACAGATCGGCGGTGCGGCGCAGCGCCTGGCGGTTGGTCGGATCGATCTCCACGATCTCCGCCAGATTCGCCAACCGGCGCGGGCCGTCCCACGCGGTCATTTTCTGATCGGCGACGAACAGCAGCGCGATGGCCTGTTCCGCCTGACCGGCCGCCAGGTAGCGTTCCTTCAGATCGCGCCTAGCCTCTTCGTTGATCTCGTCCAGATCGAGGATTTCCACGAGCGCGGCGATCGCCTTCTGCGGCTCTTCGCGCTGGTCGGCGGCGACCACCATCCGGAACAGCACTTCCACCGCCTCGGCCAGATCGGCGGTGAAGAGGTAGGAATCCTTCAGCTTCCGCAACGCGTCCGGGTGGCCGTCCCGCAGTTCCAGCACGCGTTCGTAACTGTCGCGCGCCACTTCCACGTTGCCGGCGTCGCCCTGGGCGTCGCCGAAGGACAGCAGCGTGCGGATCGCCTCTTCGGACCGGTTGGAATCCAGGTAGAGGCGGGTGATTTCGTCGACCGCCAGTTCGTTGGTCTGGTCGAGCGCCAGGATTTCCCGGAGCAGGGTTTCGGCTTCGCCGACGCGTTGCCCGGCCATCGCCAGATCGACCAGTGCGAACAGTTCGCCGACGGCTTGCTGCGAATCGCCCGCCGCCTTGTACGCGTCGACCAGCATGCGGTGAGCCGTTTCGTGGCTCGGATCGAGTTCGAGAATCCGCTGCGCCACGCTGAGGACGACTTCGTGATCGCCGGCCGCGATGGCCGCGGCGTGGAAGCGCAAGAGTTCCTCGATCAGCGGCTGGGTTTCGCCGGTCCGCGCCAGCAGATCGACGAGTCGGTCGTGAATGGTTTCGGAGAACGGCGCGAGTTTCTGCGCCTGCCGCAAGGACCGCAGGGCGTCGCTGAGCAATTCGCGGGCGACTTGGACGCCGGCCAACTGCTCCAACGTGATCACCGCGGCCTCGGGCTGTTCGAGCATTTCCTCCAGGACGGCCCGGCTGGACAAGGCCGAAAGGTTTTCGCCGTCGAGTTCGAGGATTTGCTGGATCGACGACAGGGCGGCGGCGTAATCGTCTTTCTTCTCGGCGGCTTCGGCCAGTTGGAACAGTTCGCGGATCGCCTGGCCGGTATCGCCGGAGGAGATGTGCACCTGGCTGAGCAGTTCGAGCGCCCGACCGTTCTCGCTTTCCAGGTCGAGGATCTGGCGCAGGTATTTTTCGGCGCGCGGGTAATCGTTTTTGCCCTGCGCCATTTCGGCCAACTGGAACATTTCGTCGATCGCCGCGGCGCCTTCGCCACCGGCGACCAACAAATCGACCAGTTGTTCCAGCGCCTGTTCGTTGCGCGAATCGATCGCCAGCACTTCCCGGCAAAACGCCTTGGCGTCCTCGGTATCGCCCTGCCGGGTCGCGATTTCCACCAGCGCGAACAGTTGTTGAACGGCGCCGCTCTTTTCGCCGCCGGCCAGCAACAAGGCCTTCAGATCGGACCGCGCCTCGCGATGATCCGGATTCAGCCCGATGACCTTGCGCAGGTAGTTCTCGGCCAGATCGCCGCGGTTTTCATCCTGAGACAAGGTCGCCAGATACAGGTAACGGACCACGGCGGCGTCGGTATCGCCCGCTTGCACGGCCATTTCGGCCAGGGCCAGCAAGGCGCGCCGATCTTCCGCGGCGAGCGACAACATTTCCTCGGCGTACTTCGCCGACTCGGCCAGATCGCCGGCCTGGCGGAAACGGACGACGAGGCCGTAAAGCAGATCCAGCGCCGGCTCGAGGCGGCCCAAGTCGAGGTAATAATCTTTGAGCGCCAGCACGGCCGGCAGGTGGTCGGGAGAAAGCTGGAGAATCTGGCGGTACGCTTCCTCGACCCGCCCGACTTCCTCGGCTTGCCGGTACAGACCGGCGAGGGCCGTCAATTCGTCGATCGCGAATTCCGGCCGGTTCAATTCGAGGTACAGGTCGCGCAGCCGTTCATGGGCGACCACGTGAGCGGCGTTCACCTCGACGATCCGGCGATAATATTCGAGCGCCTTCATGAAGCGATTGGCTTCGCGCGCCTGATCGCCGACCAGCAACAGCGATTGCACGGCGCGTTCCGGCTGCTTGGTCTCGAAATACAATTCGATCAGCCGCAACGCCGCGACTTCGTTCTCCGGATCACTGGCCAAAGCCTGATTGAGCGTGTCGATGGCGCCCGTGCGGTCGCCGCGGCGCTCCTGCAATTCGGCAACCGCCAGCAGTTCGGCGACGGCCTTGCCGACATCGCCGCGCGCCACGTAGACCCGGGCGATGCCCTGGCGCGATTCGAGGTTTTCGGGATCCAACCCGGCGATTTCGCCCCAATAGGTCAGCGATTCGTCGAGCCGATCGGCGGCCTCGGCGGCCGCGGCCAACGCGCCGAGTTCGGCGACGGCTTTTTGCGATTGTCCCGCGTCGAGATACAAATCCTTGAGCGCGACATGCGCCTGGCGGGCTTCCGGATCGAAGGTCAGCACCTCGCGCAGGGCGTTTTCGGCTTTATCCATTTCGCCGGCGCGCCGCATGTCGTCGGCGATGTCGAAGAGGATGTCGATCGCTTCGGCCGTGCGGTCGAGGTCATGCAGAATGCTGATCTTGCGCCGCTTGGCCTGCTCGTAGCGCGGTTCCAAATCGAGCACACGGTCGAGTTGCGCCAGCGCCGCCGGCAGATCCTCCCGATCCAGCGAAGCCTTGGCGAGCAACATCATTTCGCTGATCGCCTGTTCGCGATCGCCGGTCACCAGGTAAAGCGCGCACAATTCCTCGTGCGTTTCCAGGCCGG harbors:
- a CDS encoding alpha/beta hydrolase; the protein is MAEIYAPVQKVVVPGHDGTPLTACLYGDGPVDWIIAPGLGTPLITWKYVAERFGRACRILTWEARGNYSSGTPADWDKLRIEDHAADLFALADHFGMKRFVLGGWSMGVQISLEAYHQRPDRVKLLVLINGAPGHLLSTAYGVPGFEKLAVSVLKFASLLGQAPAELFAWLLQQSWTLPVMRKMQIFTANDDFFGEMVAGFASLDFPVYWRMMLLVNEHDATPYLPEVAVPTLITAGTKDLMTPLATAQLMTDRIKDAELFVVPNGTHYTVVEYPEIINLRLERFFRDHLPKFKLD
- a CDS encoding AAA family ATPase; its protein translation is MSYLDFYGLQREPFSNVPDPIFFWNGRSHETALNKLRFALEQRRGLSLVIGEIGAGKTTLSRRLFESLDETRFHKALLIVIHSEVTADWLLHRFAQLLGVEHPKHNKLEVLGQIYDRLRIIDEKGQIVALLIDEAQMFGTRELMEEFRGLLNIEAQGRKLINFVFFGLPEVEENLQLDEPLRQRVALRVNLQRYDEADTLAYLAHRVNVAGGKKGLIPPDVAARLHFHGQGSPRVLNALADNLLLEGFLQKTRTLTVAMLDKVAAELNLQESQPDPLADILGHRPVKPGRKSKDEWQEVDLNKLLGFLDKK
- a CDS encoding tetratricopeptide repeat protein, with translation MAKERKKKDGLLQKLRGAKQQKSDPELQSLLQEMQADPNNMRIRLKVADYYLKQGESVRALDQYLTVAETYAEKGFYPKAIAVYKQALQIKPSMIEVYLKLASLYHKLGLMPEVVEQYQKAAAIYEEQGKEREALDIRRMMLDLDPTNVIGRLKLGQRYLEKGFTAEAVAEFLRAANIFEQQGKHAELQKLLEGILDRGVENFDILYRLVEIYRHQGKPALALARLAKLSGELAGSSSTLELTAELAEELGKPAVAVKALERAGALYQQINRLDKVREVCHHILRLAPGDEYAQQKLNEIGPEPEPEPVAPVEEEPVIEAVAEPAAEPALDELEIEIEEAAPTEAAIEELPIEEEIPIETAGEEEVAIEEVQLEEEIPVAAAPAAEEEIVIEELPIEEEEPVRETKLEPEVEEISLEEETPVADDIAAEVNRRMEELPIEEIAIEELPEEPALDEDIVVEEEAVTFEVEEPAAEVAAPEEAAAEPEEEGPEQIDLSGMSEDEATSRIEEAIDIYLKYNLRDKAIEYLNLALARNPESLPILEKVMAVHRDGGNNEKATEILERLIELARAQDRAAKLEQYLTLMVEYAPDNLDAARQLADYFVDREPERAVIHLFELAGRYRDLEQFDEAEKVFARILELDPENEGAHQELLGLYEQTEQIDRAVEKLYFLYDRAMTADDTASAEGYLRRILELRPLEDKAQESLLELYDLTDQNDKQADLLRRLADRFAAAGKGDQAIAYFLRLLDLEPENAAAHHHLKDLYLEAGDTEKAIAELQIIARQAADGGLHAKAIEAWQEILALEPAGLETHEELCALYLVTGDREQAISEMMLLAKASLDREDLPAALAQLDRVLDLEPRYEQAKRRKISILHDLDRTAEAIDILFDIADDMRRAGEMDKAENALREVLTFDPEARQAHVALKDLYLDAGQSQKAVAELGALAAAAEAADRLDESLTYWGEIAGLDPENLESRQGIARVYVARGDVGKAVAELLAVAELQERRGDRTGAIDTLNQALASDPENEVAALRLIELYFETKQPERAVQSLLLVGDQAREANRFMKALEYYRRIVEVNAAHVVAHERLRDLYLELNRPEFAIDELTALAGLYRQAEEVGRVEEAYRQILQLSPDHLPAVLALKDYYLDLGRLEPALDLLYGLVVRFRQAGDLAESAKYAEEMLSLAAEDRRALLALAEMAVQAGDTDAAVVRYLYLATLSQDENRGDLAENYLRKVIGLNPDHREARSDLKALLLAGGEKSGAVQQLFALVEIATRQGDTEDAKAFCREVLAIDSRNEQALEQLVDLLVAGGEGAAAIDEMFQLAEMAQGKNDYPRAEKYLRQILDLESENGRALELLSQVHISSGDTGQAIRELFQLAEAAEKKDDYAAALSSIQQILELDGENLSALSSRAVLEEMLEQPEAAVITLEQLAGVQVARELLSDALRSLRQAQKLAPFSETIHDRLVDLLARTGETQPLIEELLRFHAAAIAAGDHEVVLSVAQRILELDPSHETAHRMLVDAYKAAGDSQQAVGELFALVDLAMAGQRVGEAETLLREILALDQTNELAVDEITRLYLDSNRSEEAIRTLLSFGDAQGDAGNVEVARDSYERVLELRDGHPDALRKLKDSYLFTADLAEAVEVLFRMVVAADQREEPQKAIAALVEILDLDEINEEARRDLKERYLAAGQAEQAIALLFVADQKMTAWDGPRRLANLAEIVEIDPTNRQALRRTADLYKESRQPERAEEVLLRLADLAIDAAEWEPAQKTLQEALSLNPASLAVHQRIADIHQRRGDNEAYAAELFAIGKLLQTAGQEGEAERILRQAAGLEKYREKALDELLSLYAAFGRSEPRRAVQLEQAQLAAERGDLNRAIGYYNDILAANAEDRETRDALIDLFAAHERTGDAATQAMILADAARKDGEVDEAIRRYGQVLSFDAQNAKARRRLKNLYIEANRPAEAVEQLRFLAEAAKAAGGTDDVEDALNEMLQLQPEDGALRRELITLYEASGQPGKAIIQLLELADQGIAEGRTAEAIDILREAAGLQADNEPVQRRLKDAYLEVGQRDRAIETLFTLYSIELAAKKRRAAEKHLREILELDPTNAVAKEKVFDLFKAGVTDEEKVADLLARSEEALAMGDHNGAVQSLKQILVIRPDDPEAKSRLASLHVETAPAVAPAEGMEEPIADDVFTLQQLDETSVASDEEIDINWGEAEQIQSEAEKTADVADAVEEDVFAEAPAAEVDDIDVFGDVGETGAPSAKEEFRIPEPPAEPVVVAPEEKVEALLEEATEPVPAEEDLFPEEGAKEVDAALAAEAADLEAELFESKPAEEEFVEALDGLLSSTGVAEPVEKAEPAQREKVDLVEGIVYGTSDIFAEKKAAQEKAAKETLFTTAEISPDEFMTTSASQAKAAETPSRILEEFRPFTESTPDETLPLAEARAEAIAEVEGESVAAESAADRLAEAKAEPVREVFAETGDDLMAELINELEGGAMPAEPAVKSAAAPDLLDEIFGFAETGKAKEAPAGGDMLADLIDDLGTGEKEAAAADTNGDVFKSFVSSLPDDMRSSSSAQTHYELGIAFREMDQIEEAIAEFEKALTKDDGSLTFEVNYELGQCYSSLGKYDMAVEYLETARQSGGEDEQVQLDLTFELAVALKKQGNFKEAKALFVEVDKKSSNYRGAKAEIAECSKGRGKKGGDDNIGYV